GGGTTTCCACTTTCTTGGAATCGTGCGCAGCGTGTGGCTCAGCGGCGGGCACGAGCTCCTCGGATTCGAGCGCTGGTGCTGTCTGTTCTTGCAGCACGGCCGGCTCCTTTCGGTTGATGGATTCTCTTTGGTTTCGGGTCTAAGCCCGGTGGAGCGAGTCGTATTGGACGGCGTGGCGCACCGGGGCGTTGGGCGCCCCGTAGCCGTCGTAGTTGCCGCGGCGCTCCACCATTTCGAAGAACACACTGCCCACGGTGGCCGTGTAGAAGTGGAGGAACTCGCCGTTGGCGTCCCGGTCATAGAGGAGGTTGAGCTCCTTGAGGGTGGCCAGGAATCCGGGTTCAAGATCGAACCGGGCGTCCAGGTCCTCGTAATAGTTGGCCGGAATCTGGAGGAACTCGAGGCCACGATCGCGGGCGGACCGGGCCGTAGCCACGAGGTCTTCCACGGCGAACGCGATGTGTTCCTGGTACGTTTTGCGGGCTTTTTCTTGTGCCTGCTGGGCCGGAGCCAGGTTGAGCACCAGCCTGACGGCGCCGTTGCTGGTCTGCATCACCTGCGAGCGCACCAGTCCGCTGGGGCTGGGGACCTCCGCGAAGGGTTGCGGTTCCAAGGCGAGGGCGCTGGTGTAGAAGAGGACGGCTTCGTCGAAGTGCTGCCACGGCTGGGCGAGGTTGACGTGGTCAATGACGGCGTTCTGTGCGCTGGAGGCGTGTTCCAGACCCTCGCCGAACTCGTGCGTCCACGCCGCCGTCCCGTCCGGGCTGCCCTGGCACAGGAAGATCTCGGTGGAGTCAGGGGCAGAAATGCCTTGGAAGACTTCCTCGTCGGCCTGGACCTTGCGGGCCACCACGGGCGCCTTGAGCTGCTGGGCGCGAGCGGAGGCAATCACTGGAGAGTCGACGTCGAACCCCAACGCGGCGATAGCCGGTTCGGTGTGCGAGGCCGCTTGCTCGTTGATGATGACGCGCGCCTGGCCCATGGTCCAGAGCTGGACATCCTTGGTGCGGTGGCGGCCTTCGAACCCGAAGCCGAGCTGGCCCAGGAGCTTCTCAAGCTGAGCGGTGTCGTCAGCCTTGACCTCGGCAAAGTTGAAGCCGGCGGGTTCGCTCACCTTGGGCAGCGTGGCCAGTTCCATGGGATAACGACGGCGGGACGCGGCTTTGTCTTCCGGTGCATCTGCCACGGAGGTGCTTGCGAGCCACTTGGCGCTCTGTTCCTCCAGCCAGATGAGGGAGCGCATGGCATCCACGGCGGTGCGCTCGGTGTCCGACTGGCGGAAGACATCATTGAAGACCTCGAGGGAGACCGGGCCCGTGTATCCGGCACGGACAACGTGGCCCATGAACTTGGCAAGCTCGAACTGGCCCTCACCCGGGAAAACCCGGTAATGGCGGCTCCAGGACAGCACGTCCATGGAGAGCTTGGGGGCGTCGGCAACCTGAACGAAGAAGATTTTCTCCGCGTTGATCTGCTCGATCGGCGCGGTGTCCCAGTCACGGGAAAGAATGTGGAAGGAGTCAAGGCAGGTGCCGAGGTTGGGGTGGTCCACCATCTCAACCAGGCGGTAGGCGTGCTCGTAGTCGTTGACGTATTTGCCCCACGCCAGGGCTTCGTAGGCAACCTTGACGCCGTGCGCCCCGGCCAACTCTGCCAATTCCGCGAGCTGCTCGGCTCTGAGATCGTCGTCGTCAATGGTTGCCGTGGCCACGTTGGAGCAGACCAGGATGGTGTCCATGCCCAAACGTGACATGAGCTTGAACTTGGCCTCGGCCCGCTTGAGGTTGGCCTTCAGCAGGTCCGGAGTGACGCCGTCGAAATCCCGGAACGGCTGGTAGAGATCCAGGCCCAAGCCGAGGTCGGCGGCCATTGTCCGGACCTCTTCCGGGCTGTGGGGGGACGTGACGAGGTCCTGTTCGAAGATCTCGATGCCATCGAAGCCCGCAATCGCGCAGGCCTGCATCTTCTCCTTCAGCGTGCCGGACAGGCAAACCGTGGCGATTCCGGTGCGCATCAGTTGGCCGCCTTTGCCAAGAGTGCCTCTTCTTCGGCGGCGATCAGCTCCAGGAAGTGCGCCCGCATGCGATCGCGGTCCGCCTCGCGTCCAGTGATGAGCTGGAAGGCGTCGGCTGCCTGACCGACTGCCATGCGACCGCCGTCGAGGACGTCGCATCCCTTGGCCCGCGCCTCGCGGACCAGTTGCGTTTCGATGGGGCGGTAGACGATGTCCGCCACCCAATGCCGCGGCTCCACCAGGCCCATGTCCAAGGGGAGCCCGGGGTGGGCCGCCATGCCGATGGGAGTGCAGTGCACCAAGCCGTCAGCGAGGGGCATGATCTCGGGCAGCTCGTTGATGCTCCGCGGCGTAACGGTGGCTTCAGGGAAAAGCCCCCCGAGCTCGGCGGCACGTTCCGCGGCGCGGGCGGGATCCATGTCCACCAGGTCCAGGGTGCCGACGCCGGCTTTGAGGAGTGCGTAGGCGACGGCGGAACCGGCACCGCCTGCACCTAACTGAACTACGCGGTCTAGTCGCGCCTCGGGGAGGCCGTCCGCGAGCGCCGAGCCGAAGCCGGAGAAGTCAGTGTTGTGGCCAATCAGCCGGCCGTCCTGAATCAGGACGGTATTGACGGCACCCAGGCGCGCGGCGTCGTCGGAAATTTCATCAAGGTGCCCCAGCACCAACTGCTTGCACGGGTGCGTGATGTTCAGTCCGTTGAAGCCCATGCGCTGCGCCGCCGTCAGGAGATCCCCGACGGCGGTGGCCGGCAACTGCAGTTCCAGCAAGTCGATGGGGCGGTACAGCAAGCGAAGGCCCTGCACATCGGCTTCGCGTTCGTGCATGGGCGGCGTGAGTGAGGGCATGACGCCTTCGCCTACGAGGCCCACCAGAACGGACTCGGCTCGGTTGCTCATCCTAAAGCTCCTTTGACTTCAGCACCGCCGAGCTTTTGGCGCTTTCTGGGGCGCTTCCAGCCGGGGTGTTATTTAGATTACTACAAGTGTTCATATTCCGCACGCTTGTTCTTATCGCGAACATTTCCACAGTGCGCACCCAACCAAGTAGCAGTTAAGCGCGCTTAGAGCCGTCTAAACGCGCACTATTGCGACCTGGTTGGGTGAGGGTCACCGCTGGGGCAGGCGGGCCGCGAGTTCAGCCGCGGCCTCCTGCAGGGTAGGGACGTGGGCAATCAATTCCTCCATGCTCATGCGGAACACCGGGACGGCCGTGGCGAGGGAGGCGAACGCATGGCCCTGTGAGTTGAGAACCGGAACAGCGACGGCGCGCATGCCAATCTCGTTTTCTTCATCCATCACCGCGTAACCCTGGCGTCGCACCTGCTCGATCTCCTCGCGGAACTTGTCGCGGTCGGTAATGGTGTGCTCGGTGAGCGGATCCAGGGGGAGCTCCTCCAGCAGCCTCTTCCGCTCGATCTCATCCTCAAACGCCACGATCGCCTTACCCACGGAGGTAGTGTGCAAGGCGCCCAGGTGACCGGGGTCGCTGGTGACCCGAAAGGTCTTGGGTCCGTCCACCTTGTTTACAGTGAGGTGATGATTGCCGTCGCGCACGGACAAGATGGTGGCCTCATGCGTAATTTCAGTGACACGCTGAAGGACGGGCAGCGCCGTTGCCGCGAAGCCGTGGTGATTGGAAACGCGCTGGCCGAGCTGGAAGACGCGTAGTCCCAAGTGGTACCGACGCCCATCGGGCTCGTAGTCAACAAATCCATCGCGGGTCAGTGAACCCAGCAGTCTGTACGTGGTGCTGAACGGGAGATTCGCACTCCTTGCCAGATCCGCCGCACTCGCCCCGCGCGGTTCATTTCCCAATAGAACCAACAGGCTCAAGGCCTTGCCGACCATGTCGGTCTTTGTGTCCTCTTTCACACTCATGTTTTGATGCTCTCACATAGTGAGAGCTATTTCTAGATGGTGGTGACATCTCTTGACAAGTGACCCCACTCACAGCCACTATTGCTGTATTGCACAAGTAGCTCTCACCATGTGGTTACTAATGCAGGGATCGACCGGCCGCACCATGCTTGGGTCTCCCCACAGAAGCCAGATCCGCGACATCGTCGTCACAGAAGGAACACCCCATGAGCCAAACAATGCCGTCAGCGACGCCAGGCACTGAAACCACTTCCGGAACCCCCAAGAAAGCCGCGCTTGCCAGCTTCCTGGGCAGCGCCGTCGAGTATTACGACTTCTTCATCTTCGGCTCTGCCGCGGCCCTGATCTTCCCCCACGTCTTCTTTCCCTCCGCCGACGCGAACGCGGCCATCATGTCCTTCGCAACTTTCGGCTTCGCCTACGTTGCCCGCCCCGTGGGTGCGGTGATTCTGGGTCACTTCGGTGACCGCATTGGCAGGCAGAAGGTCCTGATGTTCACGCTGGTCCTCATGGGGGCAGCCACATTTGTTATCGGCTGCCTCCCCGACTTCAAGACCATTGGCTGGTGGGCTCCGGCCCTGCTGGTCCTCGCCCGGCTCTGCCAGGGCCTCTCCGCTGCAGGCGAGCAGGCCGGCGCTTCCTCCATGACCCTTGAGCACGCCCCGGACAACCGCCGCTCCTTCTTCACCTCCTGGACCCTCACCGGTACACAGGGTGGCCAAATCCTTGCAGCCCTCGTCTTCATCCCCGTGGTGGCCCTGCCGGATGACATCAAGTACGGCATCGGTTGGCGCATCCCGTTCTGGCTCAGCGCTGTGGTAGTACTGGTGGCCTTCTTCATCCGCCGCACCCTGCACGAACCGCCCGCATTCGCCGAAGCCAAGAAGAACAACCAGATCTCCAAGCTCCCCGTTGCCGACCTCCTCAGGCTGCACTGGCGCGATGTTCTCCGCGTGGTCTGCTGCGCCTTCATCGCCGCCGTCAGCACTGTCTTTGGTACGCTCGCCATCAAATACGCCCAGGACGTTGCCGGCGTCAACAGCACCATCACGCTCTGGCTGG
The sequence above is a segment of the Arthrobacter sp. StoSoilB22 genome. Coding sequences within it:
- a CDS encoding sugar phosphate isomerase/epimerase and 4-hydroxyphenylpyruvate domain-containing protein, which produces MRTGIATVCLSGTLKEKMQACAIAGFDGIEIFEQDLVTSPHSPEEVRTMAADLGLGLDLYQPFRDFDGVTPDLLKANLKRAEAKFKLMSRLGMDTILVCSNVATATIDDDDLRAEQLAELAELAGAHGVKVAYEALAWGKYVNDYEHAYRLVEMVDHPNLGTCLDSFHILSRDWDTAPIEQINAEKIFFVQVADAPKLSMDVLSWSRHYRVFPGEGQFELAKFMGHVVRAGYTGPVSLEVFNDVFRQSDTERTAVDAMRSLIWLEEQSAKWLASTSVADAPEDKAASRRRYPMELATLPKVSEPAGFNFAEVKADDTAQLEKLLGQLGFGFEGRHRTKDVQLWTMGQARVIINEQAASHTEPAIAALGFDVDSPVIASARAQQLKAPVVARKVQADEEVFQGISAPDSTEIFLCQGSPDGTAAWTHEFGEGLEHASSAQNAVIDHVNLAQPWQHFDEAVLFYTSALALEPQPFAEVPSPSGLVRSQVMQTSNGAVRLVLNLAPAQQAQEKARKTYQEHIAFAVEDLVATARSARDRGLEFLQIPANYYEDLDARFDLEPGFLATLKELNLLYDRDANGEFLHFYTATVGSVFFEMVERRGNYDGYGAPNAPVRHAVQYDSLHRA
- a CDS encoding shikimate dehydrogenase, giving the protein MSNRAESVLVGLVGEGVMPSLTPPMHEREADVQGLRLLYRPIDLLELQLPATAVGDLLTAAQRMGFNGLNITHPCKQLVLGHLDEISDDAARLGAVNTVLIQDGRLIGHNTDFSGFGSALADGLPEARLDRVVQLGAGGAGSAVAYALLKAGVGTLDLVDMDPARAAERAAELGGLFPEATVTPRSINELPEIMPLADGLVHCTPIGMAAHPGLPLDMGLVEPRHWVADIVYRPIETQLVREARAKGCDVLDGGRMAVGQAADAFQLITGREADRDRMRAHFLELIAAEEEALLAKAAN
- a CDS encoding IclR family transcriptional regulator; protein product: MSVKEDTKTDMVGKALSLLVLLGNEPRGASAADLARSANLPFSTTYRLLGSLTRDGFVDYEPDGRRYHLGLRVFQLGQRVSNHHGFAATALPVLQRVTEITHEATILSVRDGNHHLTVNKVDGPKTFRVTSDPGHLGALHTTSVGKAIVAFEDEIERKRLLEELPLDPLTEHTITDRDKFREEIEQVRRQGYAVMDEENEIGMRAVAVPVLNSQGHAFASLATAVPVFRMSMEELIAHVPTLQEAAAELAARLPQR
- a CDS encoding MFS transporter; this encodes MSQTMPSATPGTETTSGTPKKAALASFLGSAVEYYDFFIFGSAAALIFPHVFFPSADANAAIMSFATFGFAYVARPVGAVILGHFGDRIGRQKVLMFTLVLMGAATFVIGCLPDFKTIGWWAPALLVLARLCQGLSAAGEQAGASSMTLEHAPDNRRSFFTSWTLTGTQGGQILAALVFIPVVALPDDIKYGIGWRIPFWLSAVVVLVAFFIRRTLHEPPAFAEAKKNNQISKLPVADLLRLHWRDVLRVVCCAFIAAVSTVFGTLAIKYAQDVAGVNSTITLWLVVAANVVALGTQPLFGMLSDKIGRKPVFIYGALSSAIMTPVFLLTLEGGNVPLMFLVSVVYFSFGYAAANAVWPSFYGEMFSTKVRFSGLAIGTQLGFLMAGFAPAIVTALGGTKPGGWVQISIFTAVICVIAAVSAMTARESAKTPTAELGVHKRHQHV